The following proteins are co-located in the Amphiprion ocellaris isolate individual 3 ecotype Okinawa chromosome 7, ASM2253959v1, whole genome shotgun sequence genome:
- the LOC111571520 gene encoding post-GPI attachment to proteins factor 2-like isoform X1, with protein MFLNQTFPLFQSKMLQGSNIFGHERPLVIRVSFATCVLATVCLPLLGLITCVLISSVFHFEDATGTHCQVPNYLPSISASISLSPECHIWRFCIGLHSAPRLLVAFTYFKFYKTRFAARFPESSLSCLNLAFSISENLGLLLLTYVSSSETYFVHKEGFVLFIVSSLIYMLITCRLWKAIKKYSLSPEDAKSHHWKVRFLLLNVCFCAFAGFFYWKHNMYCESGSYTFFALFEYLVVFSNMAFHLTAVWDFKSREVMVISSSEDKDF; from the exons atgtttttaaatcagaCGTTTCCACTGTTTCAGTCTAAGATGCTACAAGGCTCAAACATCTTTGGCCACGAGAGGCCCCTGGTCATCAGGGTGTCATTCGCCACCTGTGTTCTGGCCACCGTGTGCCTCCCACTGCTTGGACTGATAACATGTGTCCTCATAtcctctgtttttcattttgaggATGCTACTGGAACTCACTGCCAG GTTCCCAATTACCTGCCTTCCATTAGTGCCTCTATAAGCCTCAGCCCAGAGTGCCACATATGGCGGTTCTGCATCGGACTGCACTCCGCACCGAGGCTCCTGGTGGCGTTCACCTACTTTAAGTTTTATAAGACACGTTTTGCCGCGAGGTTCCCTGAGAGTTCGCTCAGCTGCTTGAACTTGGCCTTTTCCATTTCTGAAAACCTCGGCCTCCTGCTCCTCACATACGTGTCATCCAGTGAGACGTACT TTGTACATAAAGAAGGTTTTGTCCTGTTCATTGTCAGTTCCCTAATCTACATGTTGATCACCTGCCGTTTATGGAAGGCTATTAAGAAATATTCATTAAGTCCTGAG gaTGCCAAGTCTCACCATTGGAAAGTGCGTTTCTTACTTCTCAACGTGTGCTTCTGTGCTTTTGCTGGATTCTTTTACTGGAAACACAACATGTACTGTGAATCAGGGA GTTATACATTTTTTGCTCTGTTTGAGTATCTCGTGGTTTTCTCCAATATGGCCTTCCATCTCACAGCTGTGTGGGACTTTAAGAGCCGGGAGGTCATGGTGATTTCATCCTCTGAAGATAAAGACTTCTGA
- the LOC111571524 gene encoding olfactory receptor 52B2-like, protein MTMENKSFGFSSELTLDPFVIPPGGKYPIFFLGIAIYFFGISCNLTLLTLIMLRRNLHKPMYFILFSLPLNDLIGITAMLPKVLSDIVTETHTVHYPLCVLQAFLLHMYGGGILFILAAMSIDRYVAICMPLRYTSVMTPRVVICIISLVWGLDFVLIVSLFSLQTRLPRCKSVIMNVFCDNPSLLKLTCGNTAVNNIIGLFNTAVMQAVSVSIQAFSYVKILITCVVTRKSEAKTKAVNTCIAQLVILIVFEVVGTFTILSHRFKNVSADLQKIMGMLIFLVPPLLNPIVYGLYTSEIRTTLLRVLKNRVSF, encoded by the coding sequence atgacaatggaaaacaaatcttttgGCTTTAGTTCTGAGTTAACCTTGGACCCGTTTGTTATTCCACCAGGAGGAAAGTATCCCATATTTTTTCTGGGTATTgcgatttatttttttggaatttCCTGCAACCTCACCTTGCTGACTCTGATCATGCTAAGGAGGAACCTTCACAAGCCCATGTATTTCATCCTGTTCAGTCTCCCCCTCAATGATCTGATAGGAATAACTGCAATGCTGCCAAAAGTACTTTCAGATATTGTCACGGAGACACACACGGTTCACTatcctctgtgtgttttacaaGCTTTCTTGCTCCACATGTATGGTGGTGGAATACTGTTCATTCTTGCAGCAATGTCCATTGATCGATATGTTGCCATCTGCATGCCGTTACGCTACACCTCTGTTATGACTCCCAGAGTTGTTATCTGCATCATCTCCCTAGTTTGGGGTCTTGACTTTGTCTTGATTGTATCGCTGTTCTCCTTGCAGACGAGGCTTCCCAGGTGCAAATCTGTCATCATGAATGTGTTCTGTGATAATCCGTCTCTCCTGAAACTCACATGTGGGAACACGGCAGTCAATAATATCATTGGGCTGTTTAACACGGCGGTCATGCAAGCTGTGAGTGTGTCTATTCAGGCGTTTTCCTATGTTAAAATCCTGATCACATGTGTGGTTACAAGAAAATCTGAAGCAAAGACGAAAGCCGTCAACACGTGTATCGCACAGTTAGTGATACTGATCGTATTTGAAGTGGTGGGAACTTTCACTATTTTATCTCACAGGTTCAAAAATGTCTCTGCTGACTTGCAGAAGATAATGGGCATGCTCATATTTCTTGTACCTCCACTCCTGAATCCGATCGTATACGGGCTGTATACAAGTGAAATACGAACCACTCTGCTGAGAGTGTTAAAAAACAGAGTATCCTTCTAA
- the LOC111571520 gene encoding post-GPI attachment to proteins factor 2-like isoform X2, with protein MLQGSNIFGHERPLVIRVSFATCVLATVCLPLLGLITCVLISSVFHFEDATGTHCQVPNYLPSISASISLSPECHIWRFCIGLHSAPRLLVAFTYFKFYKTRFAARFPESSLSCLNLAFSISENLGLLLLTYVSSSETYFVHKEGFVLFIVSSLIYMLITCRLWKAIKKYSLSPEDAKSHHWKVRFLLLNVCFCAFAGFFYWKHNMYCESGSYTFFALFEYLVVFSNMAFHLTAVWDFKSREVMVISSSEDKDF; from the exons ATGCTACAAGGCTCAAACATCTTTGGCCACGAGAGGCCCCTGGTCATCAGGGTGTCATTCGCCACCTGTGTTCTGGCCACCGTGTGCCTCCCACTGCTTGGACTGATAACATGTGTCCTCATAtcctctgtttttcattttgaggATGCTACTGGAACTCACTGCCAG GTTCCCAATTACCTGCCTTCCATTAGTGCCTCTATAAGCCTCAGCCCAGAGTGCCACATATGGCGGTTCTGCATCGGACTGCACTCCGCACCGAGGCTCCTGGTGGCGTTCACCTACTTTAAGTTTTATAAGACACGTTTTGCCGCGAGGTTCCCTGAGAGTTCGCTCAGCTGCTTGAACTTGGCCTTTTCCATTTCTGAAAACCTCGGCCTCCTGCTCCTCACATACGTGTCATCCAGTGAGACGTACT TTGTACATAAAGAAGGTTTTGTCCTGTTCATTGTCAGTTCCCTAATCTACATGTTGATCACCTGCCGTTTATGGAAGGCTATTAAGAAATATTCATTAAGTCCTGAG gaTGCCAAGTCTCACCATTGGAAAGTGCGTTTCTTACTTCTCAACGTGTGCTTCTGTGCTTTTGCTGGATTCTTTTACTGGAAACACAACATGTACTGTGAATCAGGGA GTTATACATTTTTTGCTCTGTTTGAGTATCTCGTGGTTTTCTCCAATATGGCCTTCCATCTCACAGCTGTGTGGGACTTTAAGAGCCGGGAGGTCATGGTGATTTCATCCTCTGAAGATAAAGACTTCTGA
- the LOC111571525 gene encoding olfactory receptor 13H1-like — protein MNLIFFRFSINLNRMERNSTIPTNILEIEGFDISPEFMYPLFFLLLFVYFSLLFSNVGVLVLIITEKSLHQPMYILFCNLSINDLIGNTVLLPRLMAHIISTERFITYNQCVAQAFHSHTFGSASHMILVIMAIDRYVAICHPLRYSSIMTTRTVVGLSATAWGVSLVLVSVLIGLTVRLSRCRSVIQNAYCDNASLFKLSCEDVSINNIYGLVFTVLLFSCSIGGIGITYFRIALICWMRKNKELNNRALQTCASHLVLYLIMLLSGFLTIILHRFPKYPDLRKIAYILFHVVPANLNPIIYGMQTKSLRHKITQILQRKLTPI, from the coding sequence ATGAATTTAATCTTTTTCAGATTCTCCATCAACTTAAACAGGATGGAAAGAAACTCAACTATTCCCACCAATATCCTAGAGATCGAAGGTTTTGACATCTCTCCTGAGTTCATGTATCCTCTGTTTTTCTTActgctgtttgtttacttttcCCTGCTTTTTTCCAACGTTGGAGTTCTGGTGCTCATCATCACTGAGAAGAGCTTGCACCAGCCGATGTACATTCTCTTCTGCAACCTGTCCATCAACGACCTGATAGGCAACACAGTCCTGCTGCCTCGGCTGATGGCTCACATCATTTCTACAGAGCGGTTCATCACCTACAACCAGTGTGTGGCTCAGGCTTTTCACAGCCACACGTTCGGATCAGCCTCACATATGATTCTGGTCATCATGGCAATCGACAGATACGTGGCCATATGTCACCCCTTGAGGTACAGCTCAATTATGACCACCAGAACTGTAGTCGGGCTGTCAGCAACTGCATGGGGAGTCTCCTTAGTGCTCGTTTCTGTTCTGATTGGTCTCACGGTGAGGCTGTCTCGCTGCAGATCAGTAATACAAAATGCTTATTGTGACAACGCATCACTGTTCAAGCTTTCCTGTGAAGACGTCTCTATTAACAACATCTACGGACTCGTTTTCACTGTGCTGCTGTTCTCTTGTTCAATCGGAGGCATCGGCATCACCTATTTCAGAATAGCTCTTATATGTTGGATGAGGAAAAACAAGGAGTTGAATAACAGAGCTCTGCAAACCTGTGCGAGCCACCTCGTTCTTTACCTCATCATGCTCTTGTCAGGGTTTTTAACAATCATATTGCATCGTTTCCCAAAGTACCCCGATTTAAGGAAGATTGCATATATTTTGTTTCACGTTGTTCCTGCTAATTTAAATCCAATCATTTATGGAATGCAGACGAAATCATTACGCCATAAAATCACCCAGATACTGCAGAGAAAATTGACTCCAATCTAG
- the chrna10a gene encoding neuronal acetylcholine receptor subunit alpha-10a: MKRWRIQTLLPLFLCASILPICWCAHGKYAQKLLNDLFTNYTSALRPVEDTDTILNVTLQVTLSQIIDMDERNQILTAYLWIRQVWVDAHLTWDKDDYDGLDTIRIPSSYVWRPDIVLYNNADDHFTGPMDTNVVIRHDGQIMWDSPAITKSSCRVDVSFFPFDAQQCRFTYGSWTYNGNQLDILNAMDSADLADLVENVEWEVLGMPAKRNIILYGCCAEPYPDVTYTLKLKRRASFYVFNLLIPCVMISFLAPLGFYLPADSGEKVSLGVTVMLALTVFQLLVAEIMPPSESVPLIGKYYIATMTMITASTALTIFIMNIHYCGPDAEPVPRWAKKVILQYLARMCFVYEVGENCMSPQPEKPEPPPVKNTNCTMNGQAGPSREECAFKMEKEQERVASVTTEEREDLDQMMSPIGSIGRNPTSHYSTWKNGIFMSMDNGDSTGPRRYRKGGVSDGERKDRENLCNSQSNEKQLLRNIEYIANCYRDQRATQKRTGEWKKVAKVLDRFFMWIFFIMVFLMSLLIMGKVI; encoded by the exons ATGAAACGATGGAGAATCCAAACTTTACTTCCCTTGTTTCTGTGTGCCAGTATTTTGCCAA TTTGTTGGTGTGCTCATGGGAAATACGCTCAGAAGCTCCTGAATGATTTGTTCACCAACTACACCAGCGCTCTGAGGCCTGTGGAGGACACAGACACCATCTTGAATGTGACTCTGCAGGTTACACTGTCGCAAATCATCGACATG GATGAGCGAAACCAAATTTTGACTGCATATTTATGGATACGGCAAGTGTGGGTTGATGCACACCTCACATGGGATAAAGATGATTACGATGGACTCGATACCATCCGCATACCTAGTAGTTATGTATGGAGACCTGATATAGTCCTATATAACAA TGCAGACGATCATTTCACAGGCCCCATGGACACCAATGTGGTGATCCGACACGATGGCCAGATAATGTGGGATTCCCCGGCCATCACCAAGAGCTCGTGCAGAGTAGACGTTTCTTTCTTCCCCTTTGACGCTCAGCAGTGCAGGTTCACTTACGGCTCCTGGACCTACAACGGCAACCAGCTGGACATCCTGAATGCCATGGATAGCGCCGACTTGGCCGACCTGGTGGAGAACGTGGAGTGGGAGGTGCTCGGGATGCCGGCTAAGAGGAACATTATTCTGTACGGCTGCTGCGCTGAGCCCTACCCAGATGTTACCTACACACTGAAACTCAAAAGAAGAGCTTCGTTCTACGTTTTCAACCTGCTCATACCGTGTGTGATGATCTCTTTTCTGGCTCCGCTGGGCTTCTACCTGCCGGCTGACTCTGGAGAGAAGGTTTCGTTGGGCGTCACCGTCATGCTGGCGCTCACCGTCTTTCAGCTTTTGGTTGCAGAGATCATGCCGCCTTCTGAGAGTGTGCCGCTTATTG GTAAATATTACATTGCAACAATGACCATGATCACAGCCTCCACTGCTCTGACCATCTTCATCATGAACATACACTACTGTGGCCCAGACGCCGAGCCTGTCCCCAGGTGGGCCAAGAAAGTCATTCTGCAGTACTTGGCCAGGATGTGCTTTGTTTATGAAGTTGGGGAGAACTGCATGTCACCACAGCCAGAGAAACCAGAGCCTCCGCCTGTAAAGAACACCAACTGCACCATGAATGGCCAGGCAGGACCAAGCAGGGAGGAGTGCGCCTTCAAAATGGAGAAAGAACAAGAGAGAGTGGCCTCCGTGAccacagaggagagagaagactTGGATCAGATGATGAGTCCGATCGGCTCAATAGGGAGGAACCCAACCAGCCACTACAGCACCTGGAAGAACGGCATTTTCATGAGCATGGACAACGGAGACTCAACAGGTCCGAGGAGATACAGGAAGGGAGGAGTGAGCGacggagagagaaaagacagagagaatcTCTGCAACAGCCAAAGCAATGAGAAGCAGCTGCTGCGTAACATCGAGTACATAGCCAACTGTTACAGGGATCAGAGAGCCACACAGAAACGGACGGGGGAGTGGAAGAAGGTGGCCAAAGTTTTAGATCGCTTCTTCATGTGGATATTTTTCATTATGGTGTTTCTAATGAGCCTTCTCATCATGGGAAAAGTCATCTAA
- the LOC111571533 gene encoding olfactory receptor 52B2-like encodes MDGNSSLRNLLTLETLSLSTTHIYPAFIFGTVTYLFIVFCNLLILITIAVRKKLHKPMFILLFNLPISDMIGATAFFPQVLLNIVTQKRLISFPACITQAFLIHFYGTGNLLILSAMAYDRYVAICCPLRYNTIMTPHTLMRIVISVWVLSFSFIIIVIILTARLKACRTNIVDLYCNNPSLLKLTCEDITVNNYYGFTASFVIQAGSLSILMYTYAQILRTCVMTNQRDARQKAMQTCGTHLVVVLILQISTAFTLISHRLDSVSPLLRRACGVSILIFPPVLDPIIYGLKVKELKQSMLMFFKRNVNATK; translated from the coding sequence ATGGATGGAAATTCATCTTTAAGGAATTTACTAACATTGGAAACACTGAGCTTATCAACCACACATATTTATCCAGCATTTATATTCGGAACAGTTACTTacttatttattgtattttgcaATCTGTTGATATTAATAACTATTGctgtaagaaaaaaactgcataagCCCATGTTTATCTTGCTGTTCAACTTGCCCATTAGTGACATGATCGGTGCCACAGCTTTTTTTCCTCAGGTACTTCTCAACATTGTGACACAGAAAAGATTGATTTCCTTTCCTGCATGTATTACTCAGgcttttctcattcatttttatgGCACAGGGAACTTGTTGATCTTGAGCGCTATGGCATATGACAGATACGTTGCTATATGTTGTCCACTGAGGTATAATACCATCATGACTCCACACACTTTAATGAGAATTGTGATTTCAGTATGGGTTTTGAGTTTCTCCTTTATAATTATAGTGATAATACTGACTGCACGTCTGAAAGCTTGCAGAACAAATATAGTGGATTTATACTGTAACAATCCGTCATTACTGAAACTTACCTGTGAGGACATCACTGTGAACAACTACTATGGATTTACTGCTAGTTTTGTGATTCAGGCAGGCTCTCTGTCAATACTGATGTATACATATGCACAAATCTTGCGTACCTGCGTCATGACTAATCAGAGGGATGCCAGGCAAAAAGCCATGCAGACTTGTGGTACGCATTTAGTTGTTGTCCTAATTTTACAAATCTCCACTGCCTTCACACTTATTTCTCATCGCTTGGACAGTGTGTCCCCTCTCCTGAGAAGGGCTTGTGGGGTGTCCATTCTAATTTTCCCCCCAGTTTTGGACCCAATCATATATGGACTGAAAGTCAAAGAACTGAAGCAGAGCATGTTAATgttctttaaaagaaatgtgaatgCAACGAAGTAG